A DNA window from Bradyrhizobium sp. CCBAU 53421 contains the following coding sequences:
- a CDS encoding AAA family ATPase, translating into MTPTSSTETATGETGQAAVLSFLARSGEPNAPIKRIDTHCSIVFLEPSRVLKIKRAVKLPYLDFSTLEKRRRACEDEIAINKRHAPAIYRRVIPITRGRDGLAVGGPGPVVEWAVEMARFDENETLDHLAERDAIRPELGERLAAILLESHRELIGSDGSHWLKSLPIIIDRNTEQFRAEPALPREEIDRLHELSHLSLARNLEPLRLRAAAGQVRHCHGDAHLGNIVLLDGEPVLFDAIEFDPDIATTDVLYDLAFPLMDLLHFGRETMANRLFNGYMQTAWDTQSGALCLLPLFLSMRAAIRANVLFTKARQHQLDQAIAAQARRYFELARRLIEPEPRRLVAVGGKSGTGKSVLARDMAHLIAPPPGALVLRSDVIRKQLSHVAEHATLAPETYTPDASDRVYQAMLDRAAHTLGQGVSVILDAAFLKPEERDAAKAVARDAKVDFRGIFLTAGRATRLHRVASRQNDASDATSDVVLIQDSIETGMIDWDIVDASGTPSTTLERSTSRLLATPTNRASGTSPKGNS; encoded by the coding sequence ATGACGCCGACATCATCAACCGAGACTGCCACAGGCGAGACCGGCCAGGCCGCCGTATTGTCGTTCCTGGCCAGATCTGGCGAGCCGAACGCCCCGATAAAGCGGATCGACACCCATTGTTCGATCGTCTTTCTCGAACCTTCGCGCGTCCTGAAGATCAAGCGAGCGGTCAAGCTGCCCTATCTCGACTTCTCGACGTTGGAGAAGCGGCGGCGCGCTTGCGAGGATGAGATTGCCATCAACAAGCGCCACGCTCCCGCCATCTATCGCAGGGTGATTCCGATCACGCGCGGGCGCGATGGGCTTGCGGTCGGGGGGCCCGGACCAGTCGTCGAATGGGCCGTCGAAATGGCCCGCTTCGACGAAAACGAGACACTCGATCATCTCGCCGAGCGGGATGCAATCCGGCCGGAGCTTGGCGAGAGACTGGCCGCCATCCTCCTCGAATCCCATCGAGAACTGATTGGGAGCGATGGATCGCACTGGCTTAAGTCACTTCCCATCATCATTGATCGCAACACCGAGCAGTTTCGCGCCGAGCCAGCTCTGCCGCGGGAGGAAATCGATAGATTGCACGAACTGAGCCATCTATCGCTCGCTCGGAATCTTGAGCCCCTGCGCCTCCGCGCCGCAGCTGGGCAGGTCCGGCATTGTCACGGCGATGCACATCTCGGCAACATCGTCCTGCTCGACGGCGAGCCCGTTCTGTTCGATGCGATCGAGTTCGACCCCGATATCGCGACGACCGACGTCCTCTACGACCTCGCATTTCCACTGATGGACCTGCTGCACTTCGGACGGGAGACCATGGCCAACAGGCTGTTCAATGGCTACATGCAGACCGCCTGGGACACGCAATCGGGGGCGTTGTGTTTACTGCCGCTGTTCCTATCAATGCGCGCAGCGATCCGGGCCAATGTGCTCTTCACCAAGGCACGGCAACACCAGCTCGATCAAGCGATCGCCGCCCAAGCGAGACGCTATTTCGAGCTTGCACGCCGGCTGATTGAACCGGAGCCGCGTCGCCTCGTTGCAGTCGGCGGGAAGTCCGGTACCGGCAAGAGCGTGCTGGCGCGCGACATGGCGCACCTGATCGCGCCGCCCCCCGGCGCCCTGGTTCTGCGATCGGATGTCATTCGCAAGCAGCTCTCTCACGTCGCCGAGCACGCCACGTTAGCGCCGGAGACCTACACTCCCGACGCATCAGACCGCGTCTACCAGGCCATGCTCGATCGTGCCGCGCATACATTAGGCCAGGGAGTTTCAGTAATACTCGATGCGGCCTTCCTGAAACCGGAGGAGCGTGATGCCGCGAAAGCCGTTGCTCGCGACGCGAAAGTTGACTTTCGGGGCATTTTCTTGACCGCCGGGCGCGCCACGCGGCTGCACCGCGTGGCATCGCGACAAAACGACGCGTCGGACGCGACGTCCGATGTAGTCCTGATCCAAGACAGCATTGAAACCGGCATGATCGATTGGGATATTGTAGACGCTTCCGGCACGCCCTCCACCACGCTTGAGCGCAGTACTTCCCGCTTGCTGGCGACCCCAACGAACCGGGCGAGCGGTACGTCGCCTAAGGGAAACTCCTGA
- a CDS encoding bifunctional acetate--CoA ligase family protein/GNAT family N-acetyltransferase yields MSTFGLDRVLSPRSVALVGGSSRPSSLGLAVLTNLKACGFAGRIAVVNPNYTAIDGEITSPDLKSLPFVPDLVAITAPAAAIPGIISDAAAVGVAGAVILSAGLGHGAGSLAETVAQTARRHGMRLIGPNCLGVMVPRAKLNASFAAHQPAEGRLALISQSGAVAAAMIEWAAERRLGFSGIASIGDQLDVDVADLLDYFAQDDHTNAILLYVEAVRDARKFMSAARAAARLKPLIVVKAGRVAQGAKAAATHTGALAGSDAVYDAAFRRAGMLRVYDLRELFDCAELLGRGFVPRGNRLSILTNGGGLGILAIDRLVELGGVPASLATETIAALDRVLPQGWSRANPVDISGDADATRYAAALGALLEDANSDAVLVMNVETAVAPAEAIAEAVTRCVGDRRARNSEVAALVLASWDGADARTAATFERARVPHFPTEDDAVRAFMYLVRYRDASIALAATPPSSASTFAPRTAAARHVIAKALSEGREWLDPVEIVALFEAYDIPIVPTVVAGDADDAVDKAAPFLAQGLAVAVKLFSRDIRHKSDIGGVVLGLRTRESVAQAARTVLTRARAARPDAALQGLTIQPMIERRAARELILGIADDPTFGPVIVFGRGGTAVEVIDDKALALPPLDMNLARDLVGRTRVSRLLAAYRDVPAVPEDVVPLTLVKLAQMAADIPEVAELDINPLLADETGVLALDARVAVRKPARLFAGQTRLAVRPYPSQWEGELALREGSRVVVRPLRPEDEPMVESFFKRVTAEDLRLRFFQAMKNFSHAFIARLTQLDYARAMAFAALDPTTGAMVGAVQLHSDSLYENAEYAILLQSDLKGKGLGWALMQLLIRYAKSEGLKRLSGEVLAENSTMLSMCHEIGFTAATEPTDHRIVNVVLDLSLPVVDALGVGILIGPSAIRAA; encoded by the coding sequence ATGTCTACGTTTGGTTTAGATCGGGTTCTTTCGCCTCGATCGGTCGCGCTTGTCGGCGGCAGTTCGCGTCCGTCTTCGCTCGGCCTGGCGGTACTCACGAACCTCAAGGCATGCGGTTTTGCCGGCCGCATCGCCGTGGTCAATCCGAACTACACTGCGATCGACGGCGAGATTACGTCCCCGGATCTCAAGTCACTTCCATTCGTTCCGGACCTCGTTGCGATCACGGCACCTGCGGCCGCGATTCCCGGAATCATCTCGGACGCTGCCGCGGTCGGTGTCGCCGGTGCGGTGATCCTGTCCGCCGGCCTCGGGCATGGTGCCGGCTCGCTAGCCGAGACGGTCGCACAGACGGCGCGCCGGCACGGCATGCGCCTGATCGGGCCGAACTGCCTCGGCGTCATGGTGCCGCGCGCGAAGCTCAATGCAAGCTTTGCCGCGCATCAGCCCGCCGAAGGGCGTCTTGCCCTGATCTCGCAGTCCGGGGCCGTCGCTGCCGCGATGATCGAATGGGCGGCAGAGCGGCGGCTCGGCTTCTCAGGCATTGCGTCGATCGGAGACCAGCTCGACGTCGATGTCGCCGATCTGCTCGACTATTTCGCGCAGGACGATCACACCAACGCGATCCTGCTCTACGTCGAGGCCGTCAGGGATGCGCGCAAGTTCATGTCGGCCGCGCGCGCCGCGGCACGGCTCAAGCCCCTGATCGTCGTGAAAGCGGGCCGGGTAGCGCAAGGTGCCAAGGCCGCAGCCACCCATACGGGAGCGCTCGCCGGTTCGGACGCCGTCTATGACGCGGCGTTCCGCCGGGCCGGCATGCTGCGTGTGTATGATCTTCGCGAATTGTTCGACTGCGCCGAGTTGCTTGGCCGCGGCTTCGTTCCGCGCGGCAACCGCCTGTCGATCCTGACCAATGGCGGCGGGCTCGGCATCCTCGCGATCGATCGGCTCGTTGAGCTCGGCGGCGTTCCTGCAAGCCTGGCGACGGAGACGATTGCGGCACTCGATCGGGTTCTGCCGCAAGGCTGGTCTCGCGCCAACCCCGTCGATATCTCCGGCGATGCCGACGCTACCCGCTACGCGGCCGCACTCGGCGCGCTGCTTGAGGACGCCAACAGCGACGCCGTGCTGGTCATGAACGTGGAAACGGCTGTTGCGCCGGCCGAAGCGATCGCCGAAGCGGTCACGCGGTGTGTTGGCGACCGCCGAGCCAGGAACAGCGAGGTAGCCGCACTGGTACTTGCGTCGTGGGATGGTGCCGACGCGCGCACCGCGGCGACCTTCGAGCGGGCGCGAGTCCCGCATTTCCCGACCGAGGATGATGCCGTGCGCGCCTTCATGTATCTGGTGAGATACCGCGATGCCTCCATCGCGCTGGCCGCAACGCCGCCCAGCAGCGCCTCGACGTTTGCGCCGCGCACGGCGGCGGCGCGGCACGTAATCGCGAAGGCTCTATCCGAGGGGCGGGAATGGCTCGATCCGGTCGAGATCGTCGCGCTGTTCGAGGCTTACGATATTCCGATCGTTCCGACCGTCGTGGCCGGCGATGCCGACGATGCCGTGGACAAGGCAGCGCCCTTCCTGGCGCAAGGGCTTGCCGTGGCGGTGAAGCTGTTCTCGCGCGACATCAGGCACAAGTCGGACATCGGCGGCGTCGTTCTCGGCCTGCGGACTCGCGAAAGCGTCGCACAGGCGGCCAGGACGGTGCTGACGCGCGCTCGTGCCGCGCGTCCGGATGCCGCCCTGCAAGGTCTGACGATCCAGCCGATGATCGAGCGGCGGGCGGCACGTGAGCTGATCCTTGGCATTGCCGACGATCCGACCTTTGGTCCGGTGATCGTGTTTGGCCGCGGCGGGACCGCGGTCGAGGTGATCGACGACAAGGCGCTGGCGCTGCCACCCCTCGACATGAACCTGGCGCGCGACCTCGTGGGGCGCACGCGGGTCTCACGGCTGCTTGCCGCCTACCGCGACGTACCCGCCGTTCCGGAAGATGTCGTCCCGCTCACCCTCGTCAAGCTGGCGCAGATGGCCGCCGATATTCCCGAAGTTGCGGAGCTCGATATCAATCCGCTGCTGGCGGACGAAACCGGCGTACTGGCTCTCGACGCGCGGGTGGCGGTCCGCAAGCCGGCGCGGCTGTTCGCCGGTCAGACGCGACTCGCAGTGCGACCCTACCCGTCGCAGTGGGAGGGCGAGCTTGCCCTAAGGGAAGGCTCGCGCGTCGTGGTGCGGCCGTTGCGGCCGGAAGATGAGCCCATGGTCGAGAGCTTCTTCAAGCGAGTGACCGCCGAGGATCTCAGGCTTCGCTTCTTCCAGGCGATGAAGAATTTCTCGCACGCGTTCATTGCGCGGCTGACCCAACTCGACTACGCGCGTGCGATGGCCTTTGCGGCGCTGGATCCAACTACGGGTGCTATGGTTGGAGCGGTCCAGCTTCATTCCGACTCGCTCTATGAGAATGCCGAGTACGCTATCCTCTTGCAGTCTGATCTCAAGGGCAAAGGGCTTGGATGGGCGCTGATGCAGCTCCTGATCCGTTATGCGAAGTCGGAAGGGCTGAAGCGGCTGTCTGGCGAAGTGCTGGCCGAGAACAGCACCATGTTGAGCATGTGCCATGAGATCGGATTCACGGCGGCCACAGAGCCGACCGACCACAGGATCGTCAATGTCGTTCTCGACCTCTCCCTTCCGGTGGTGGATGCCTTGGGCGTCGGCATCCTGATCGGGCCCAGTGCAATCAGAGCGGCGTGA
- a CDS encoding zinc-dependent alcohol dehydrogenase family protein: MHAMILPARGARLQYTERPDPIPGLGEVRVKINACGVCRTDLHVVDGELPDIAYPIVPGHEVVGRIDAIGEGVDGLHLGARVGVPWLGSTCGHCPYCREGKENLCDAPLFTGYTRDGGFATHLVADARYCFPLGEDGEDAELAPLLCAGLIGWRSLVMAGDGRKLGIYGFGAAGHIVAQVARWQGREVYAFTRAGDTEAQRLALSLGACWAGASEDRPPDELDAAIIYAPIGPLVPLALRTLRKGGRVVCAGIHMSDIPSFPYDILWSERQIVSVANLTRQDGVGFLKTAARAGIRTHVTIFPLDQANEALARLRDGKLVGAAVLKP, encoded by the coding sequence ATGCACGCCATGATTCTGCCCGCGCGCGGCGCGCGGCTGCAATATACCGAGCGGCCCGATCCGATTCCCGGCCTGGGCGAGGTGCGCGTCAAGATCAATGCGTGTGGCGTTTGCCGCACCGACCTGCATGTCGTCGACGGAGAACTGCCCGACATCGCCTATCCGATCGTTCCAGGCCATGAGGTGGTTGGCCGTATCGACGCGATCGGTGAAGGCGTGGACGGCCTGCATCTCGGTGCACGCGTCGGCGTTCCCTGGCTCGGATCCACCTGCGGGCATTGTCCCTATTGCCGGGAGGGTAAGGAAAACCTCTGCGACGCTCCCCTGTTCACCGGCTACACGCGGGACGGCGGCTTTGCCACGCACCTGGTGGCAGACGCGCGTTACTGCTTTCCGCTCGGCGAAGACGGCGAGGATGCGGAGCTGGCACCTCTGCTGTGCGCCGGCCTGATCGGCTGGCGCTCCCTGGTGATGGCTGGCGACGGCCGCAAGCTCGGCATCTACGGTTTTGGCGCGGCGGGACATATCGTCGCGCAGGTGGCGCGCTGGCAAGGGCGCGAAGTGTATGCTTTCACCCGCGCGGGCGACACCGAGGCCCAGCGCCTGGCATTGTCGCTCGGCGCTTGCTGGGCCGGCGCCTCGGAAGACCGGCCGCCGGATGAACTGGACGCCGCAATCATCTACGCACCCATCGGCCCGCTTGTTCCACTCGCGCTGCGTACGCTGCGCAAAGGTGGACGCGTGGTCTGTGCCGGCATTCACATGTCGGATATTCCGAGCTTTCCCTACGACATCCTTTGGAGTGAACGGCAGATCGTTTCCGTTGCCAACCTGACGCGACAAGATGGCGTCGGCTTTCTTAAGACAGCGGCAAGGGCTGGAATCCGGACGCACGTCACCATCTTTCCCCTGGACCAGGCGAATGAAGCACTTGCGCGCTTGCGGGACGGCAAGCTCGTCGGCGCGGCTGTCTTGAAGCCATGA
- a CDS encoding HPP family protein: MYEFLQETVASNMTRSVRSVAPEMTVGDLYRLFAKNDYDAYPVLRDDVVVGFVTKLDALKVFACPVDHMLPRYDDRMGTTVDEIMSSDVIAVEPDTNLQRVLQLMVAHRLKSLPVIDKYHHLVGIIAREDVMRALARCTKRQAPPLVPCETVRCLRLV; the protein is encoded by the coding sequence ATGTACGAGTTTCTTCAGGAGACCGTTGCGAGCAACATGACGAGATCGGTACGAAGCGTCGCTCCCGAAATGACGGTCGGCGACTTGTACCGGTTGTTCGCGAAAAACGACTATGACGCCTATCCCGTGCTCCGCGACGATGTCGTGGTCGGGTTCGTCACGAAGCTGGACGCCCTGAAGGTGTTTGCCTGTCCGGTAGATCACATGCTGCCACGTTACGACGATCGCATGGGAACGACGGTCGACGAGATCATGTCGTCCGATGTGATCGCGGTCGAGCCGGATACAAATCTGCAGCGCGTCCTGCAACTGATGGTCGCGCACCGGCTCAAGAGCCTGCCGGTGATCGACAAGTATCACCACCTGGTCGGGATTATTGCTCGCGAGGATGTCATGCGGGCTCTGGCGCGCTGCACGAAGCGGCAGGCGCCTCCGCTCGTTCCCTGCGAGACTGTCCGATGTCTACGTTTGGTTTAG